A window of the Gordonia humi genome harbors these coding sequences:
- a CDS encoding CPBP family intramembrane glutamic endopeptidase gives MDRTTPSGAALVRRRVRYYYLLVTLIVAIFAAETTMHFTHYTWSRWIVTITAAIAVCLAVGSGLRAGDLGVAPDTYVRGTRWAAVIMVVVILGVGIALAIPPLRSLFHNDAYRSLPWALFSAFVLIPFQTVIPEELLFRGIITGALLRRHSVPVSIAVQAVLFGLWHVVSSIGLSDGNEGIGAVLGTGVAGQALGVVGAVAFTGAAGAVFGWLRVKTGSLLPCLALHWAANAAGAVAAALAWRLG, from the coding sequence ATGGATCGAACGACGCCGTCCGGAGCCGCGCTCGTCCGCCGTCGCGTCCGCTACTACTACCTGCTCGTCACGCTGATCGTCGCGATCTTCGCCGCCGAGACGACGATGCACTTCACGCACTACACGTGGTCACGATGGATCGTGACGATCACCGCCGCGATCGCCGTCTGTCTCGCCGTCGGATCGGGTCTGCGCGCCGGGGATCTCGGCGTCGCTCCCGACACATACGTCCGCGGCACCCGATGGGCGGCGGTGATCATGGTCGTCGTGATCCTGGGAGTCGGGATCGCCCTGGCGATCCCGCCGCTGCGAAGCCTGTTCCACAACGATGCGTATCGCAGCCTGCCGTGGGCGCTGTTCTCCGCATTCGTGCTGATCCCGTTCCAGACGGTGATCCCGGAGGAACTGCTGTTCCGCGGCATCATCACCGGGGCGTTGCTCCGCCGTCATTCGGTGCCGGTGTCGATCGCCGTCCAGGCCGTCCTGTTCGGACTGTGGCACGTCGTGTCGTCGATCGGACTGTCCGACGGGAACGAGGGCATCGGCGCCGTCCTCGGCACCGGAGTCGCCGGACAGGCACTCGGCGTGGTGGGCGCGGTGGCGTTCACCGGGGCGGCCGGTGCCGTGTTCGGGTGGCTCCGGGTCAAGACCGGCAGCCTGCTCCCCTGCCTCGCCCTGCACTGGGCCGCCAATGCCGCGGGCGCCGTCGCCGCGGCATTGGCGTGGCGACTGGGTTAA
- a CDS encoding zinc-binding dehydrogenase: MKAVVCSRGQLTVDDVADPVPGHGQVLLDVARAGICGSDLHARHHADVVAEVAETAGYHHMMRSDQRVVMGHEFVGTVAEYGPGCRRRWKKGTRVVALPMISDGARPHLTGLSEKAPGAYAEQVIAAESMVLSVPDGLSTEEAALTEPMAVAWHAVRRGQVRRGQAAVVIGCGPIGLAVIAMLKASGVKQIVASDLSPRRRALAGEMGATVVVDPRLTDPFDAYTPGRNEVRSVSDLVGVALGTMGKLRAVPGPVPWWRVFRLAERLGEVPAGPVVFECVGVPGMISQLVDSAPLRSRIVVVGVCMEQDAFMPAMAGTKEIEFRFVFGYDPGEFHDTLSMMADGKMNVKPLITGTVGLGGVEAAFDALGDPEVHAKILVDPRSGVTTV, from the coding sequence ATGAAAGCCGTTGTGTGCAGCCGGGGTCAGCTGACCGTCGACGACGTCGCCGATCCCGTCCCGGGACACGGTCAGGTGCTGCTCGACGTGGCACGCGCGGGCATCTGCGGATCCGACCTGCACGCGCGGCATCACGCGGACGTCGTCGCCGAGGTCGCGGAGACCGCGGGCTATCACCATATGATGCGTTCCGATCAGCGCGTGGTGATGGGGCACGAGTTCGTCGGAACCGTCGCCGAGTACGGGCCGGGCTGCCGTAGGCGGTGGAAGAAGGGAACGCGGGTCGTCGCGCTGCCGATGATCTCCGACGGCGCACGGCCGCACCTGACCGGGCTGTCGGAGAAGGCGCCGGGCGCCTACGCGGAGCAGGTGATCGCCGCCGAGTCGATGGTGCTGTCGGTGCCCGACGGTCTCTCGACCGAGGAGGCCGCACTGACCGAACCGATGGCCGTCGCGTGGCACGCGGTGCGTCGCGGCCAGGTGCGTCGCGGTCAGGCGGCCGTCGTGATCGGATGCGGCCCCATCGGCCTCGCGGTGATCGCGATGCTCAAGGCATCCGGAGTCAAGCAGATCGTCGCCAGCGATCTGTCACCGCGTCGGCGCGCACTGGCCGGGGAGATGGGTGCGACCGTCGTCGTCGATCCGCGCTTGACCGACCCGTTCGACGCCTACACGCCCGGACGCAACGAGGTGCGGTCGGTGTCCGACCTGGTCGGCGTCGCGCTCGGCACCATGGGAAAGCTGCGCGCGGTGCCCGGGCCGGTGCCGTGGTGGCGCGTGTTCCGACTCGCCGAGAGACTCGGCGAGGTGCCGGCGGGCCCGGTCGTGTTCGAATGCGTCGGAGTGCCGGGCATGATCTCGCAGCTCGTCGACTCCGCGCCGCTGCGCTCACGGATCGTCGTCGTCGGTGTGTGCATGGAGCAGGACGCGTTCATGCCTGCGATGGCGGGAACCAAGGAGATCGAGTTCCGGTTCGTATTCGGCTATGACCCGGGCGAGTTCCACGACACCCTGTCGATGATGGCCGACGGCAAGATGAACGTGAAGCCGTTGATCACGGGCACCGTCGGGCTCGGCGGAGTGGAGGCAGCGTTCGACGCGCTCGGTGATCCCGAGGTGCACGCGAAGATCCTCGTGGACCCGCGGAGCGGCGTGACGACGGTTTAA